Part of the Poecilia reticulata strain Guanapo linkage group LG2, Guppy_female_1.0+MT, whole genome shotgun sequence genome is shown below.
aaaaaggtCAGGTGATTTTTGATTAATGCAGTGAAGCATTTAGGAAATATAACAAATGCAGTGAGGaaggaagacatttttttgaCCAAGGTAATCCTGGCcgtgaacaaaaacacaaagtttgtgAAAGATTAATGAAGAAGATGAGATTGTGATGTTGGAGGAAATTTAaccaatgggaaaaaaatatttgagtatgaaaatacagcaaatgtaggtaaatgattaataaatgttagtttgtaaaatattgttgGATGAAATAtccagttcagtttgtttgtctctgcaaaaatgtttttaaaaaaagtaaggGGGGAAACTTGGATTTTCAGTCAGTGGAGGAGTTTAGCtggtgcagttttatttttctgataaaaatgtaatgtcagATGCTACTTACGTGTTTCATTAAAAGGGTAACacttttattgtgtgaaatattcAACAAATATTATAAAACTGTACTAAGATCAAATATAACTCTGATTAAATTAATGAATGATGTATAAAATCACTATTGCTGGATGTCGAAAATGTTCCTGTAAGAAGGCAGTTGTGACCTCTGACCACAAGGAGTGGTCAGAGGTttcttctgtatgtttttttcttactatgATTTAAGGTCGATTTTTTATTTGGGAAAAGTGCTTTAGAGTTTCAAGAGAAActttatcaaatatttatgtaaatgtgtcaaaattAGCCACAAGGCTACACAAAGTTGTTAGAGTgaaattacttaattttttttattttttgtatcatGATCATTTAAGCTTAATTATTACCTCATTAAATGTTAATGGTAATTTATTgcaaattgttaaaaaataaaaaagataacttttttcagtttagCTATCCTCGACAAATTAACTACGTCTCCCATGATGCTTTGCGCGTTCTCTCCCAAAGGAAGTTGTGGAATCCAAAAAGTTTGCCTCCCATCATTTGGTGAAGTTAAGACTCCACACGTGTCGACGGTGTTTGCTAGtctttcatctttgtttttcggtttgtttttctctttttgtttcaaactttgcatgtttttctcacCGTGCGTCACTGTGAGTCCACGCaatgtgtgtgttaatgtgctGCGTGACATTTGTCCCCGCAGCTTCCACGGAGGGTCAGTCCACCCGCAGAGAGCAGGGAATGCACATCAGGTGAAACGGGCTGCGACTAATTCCTGGTTCATACTAACAGAGGTTAGTTAATTTTGTGCATGTCGACGTATTTTTGTTACTAGATTCGCTTTAAAGTCAAGAATGCGTAgaaaagaaatgcttaaaattgGTGTTGGATGTAAATAacgcatgcattttttttattgcagcattTTAACACTGTTCCCAGCTTATTATATTAGCTTTTCTATCAGTTTGTGTCTAAAAGCTGTTCAGTGTGATTTGGGTGAGGACGTCACATGAGCCGTGTGACTCCAATCGGAGTTAAAGATGTTCAGCTGGGGTCAAACACTGGACTCTTTGTTGTCCCAGAGATTAGCCTGCTCATCTTTATGCAGTTTCTGCAGAAATCTGGGGCTCCAGATCGATGCAGGTTGTGCTAAAAgtcttgtttggtttttgctCCAGCTGATTTATTATTTACGATTTAATCGGACCTCCATCCCCTGGAAAAGGTCACGGCTCTTCCTGCTAAAGGTCAGCGCTTGCATAATTACACGGTTGAGTGGAAATCCTCCTTTAAATTGAAtctgttctggttccagtcGCGATGGCGGAGCGGGTTCTGGTGGTGGGAGGCGGAGGACGGGAACACGCGCTGGCCTGGAAGCTGGCCCAGTCGCCCCGGGTCCAGCAGGTTCTGGTGGCTCCGGGGAACGCGGGAACCGCCAGCTGCAGCAAGATCAGCAACTCTGGTACCTGGGAAGAATCTCTTCTTAGAAACTGACTTTGTTGCTGCTTGAGCTGTTATCTGAAATGACTCAAAGTGTTTTAGTGGGTCAGACTCCATGCTGCGTTTTTGCTGCAGTGACTTGatggaaatctttaaaaacagaagtgaGTCTCTGTAGCTTTCAGCACATTGAGGCTTCTTGTTTCTGCAGAGGTGTCGGTCAGCAACCACAGCATCCTGGCTCAGTTCTGTAAGGACCACCACGTCGGTTTGGTCGTAGTCGGACCTGAAGCTCCACTGGCAGCAGGTGGAGTCGATTCCAGTCGTTTTTCTCCCTTCAATCAAACCTCAGGCGGTTCTGACCCACATCGTCTCTGCAGGTATGGTGGACGACCTGACGGCGGCGGGTGTTCTGTGTTTTGGACCGACGGCCGCGGCGGCTCAGCTGGAGTCCAGTAAGAGTTTCGCTAAGGCGTTCATGGAGCGTCACGGCGTTCCCACGGCTCGCTATGGCTCCTTCAGCGACCCGCAGGAGGCCTGCAGCTTCATCCGCAGGTCCGCTCCGAGCCTCTGCTCGTCTTCTGAAATCCAAGTTAAAAAGTTTGGTTCTGAATCTGTTTGGACTTTCTTCACAGCGCCGACTTTCCAGCTCTGGTGGTGAAGGCCAGCGGGCTGGCGGCAGGGAAGGGAGTCATTGTCGCCGGGGATCGGGACGAAGCCTGCCGGGCCGTCATGGAGATCATGAAGGCAGGAAATACAAAGCACTCCACACCGAACtaatgcaactttaaaaagagttggttttataaaaaaatcccTGTTCTGTTGTAGGACGGCGCCTTTGGGTCGGCAGGAACAACGGTTGTGGTTGAGGAGCTTCTGGAGGGACAGGAAGTGTCTGTGAGTTTAATGTTAAACTTTCTGCTAAATTGCCTTTACGAAACGTTTTGAActtaattttgtaaaattgtcTTTAAGTGTTTGTGCTTCAGCGATGGTACCTGGGTGTCTCTGATGCCGCCGGCTCAGGACCACAAGCGACTCCAGGACGGAGACCAGGGGCCCCTCACCGGCGGGATGGGCGCCTACTGCCCCACCCCTCAGGTTGCTAGGAGACAGTTACTAGGGTGGCTTTGATCTGTTATCTTCTCTGGTTTCTAGCTGACGGTTTGTCCCTCACAGGTGagtcaggagctgctgcagcagatcaGAGAGACGATCCTGCAGAAGACTGTGGATGGGCTGAGGCAGGAAGGAACTCCTTATATGGGTAAAACTGTTTATAACAGATTGAAGGTTTAGAAATAATCCAGCAGGAATGagattattttatagtttaaatgGAAGCCAAAGGATGGTGTAGTAAAAGCACACTTTctaattttttgtatttccaggCGTTCTGTACGCAGGCCTCATGCTGACCAATCAGGGCCCAAAAGTTCTGGAGTTCAACTGTCGCTTTGGCGACCCAGAATGCCAggttctgcttcctctgctcCAGAGCGACCTCTATGACGTCATCATGAACACCGTAACCGGGAACCTGGCCTCCAACGCCCCAGTGTGGCAGCAGGGCAGCTCTGCGGTTACCGTGGTGATGGCCAGTGCCGGATACCCGGGTTCCTACCAGAAAGGGGTTGAAATCACAGGTCGGCCTGCTGCAGggtcctggttctggaccagaaGTTGAGGCGTTGGGTGCGTGACGTGGTGTTTTGTGCCGCAGGTCTGACCCAGCTGCAGGACGCCGGGCTGCAGGCGTTCCACGCCGGCACCACCCTGAAGGACGGCCGCGTGGTGTCGAGCGGTGGCAGAGTGCTGGCCGTGACGGCGGTGAGGTCGAGCCTGGACGCCGCCCTGCAGGCGGCCAATCAGGGCGTGGCCGCTGTTGGGTTCCCGGGCGCCGTGTACCGGCGAGACATTGGCCACCGGGCCATCGctcaccagaaccagaaccggtttGTTaactttctgcagctcctgTAATAAAAGGTTTATGGATAAAGTTGATAATAGTTAAAGTTGTTgggtataaataaatcaaaaagacTGAGATGTATTCAAATAAAGATTTGTTCCAGTTTACTGGCCTACTTTGTTTGTCAGTAATTATTTCCAGTTCTATGCAGTCAGTTTATATTTGtagttacaaaaaataaacttttattaactGTTCACATTTACCAGCTGACATGCAGTTAAcatctttaaagttttcaacattttctttttgttccagGGGTCTGACCTACAAAGACAGTGGAGTGGACATCAGTGCTGGGAACAAGCTGGTGGAGATCATCAAGCCTCTGGCCAGAACCACGACCCGACCCGGTATCGCTCCTCTGCTCTTTGGTAACTGAGTGTTTTTGGTTCTGCTCCACTGATGTTTCTGTCTCAGGTTGTGATGCAGAGCTGGGAGGTTTTGCTGGACTGTTTGACTTGAAGGCGGCCGGGTTTGTTGACCCGATCCTGGTGTCTGGGACGGACGGTGTTGGAACCAagctgaaggtcagaggtcacctaattttttttttttttactaaaagtagtaaattaattttgttcaCTGTGTCCCGATTCTGTTCCCAGGTTGCCCAGGCTTGTGGTCGTCATGACGATCTGGGTCAGGACCTGGTCGCCATGTGTGTGAACGATGTTTTGGCTCACGGCGCCGAGCCGCTCTTCTTCCTGGACTATTTCTCCTGTGGCAGTCTGGACCTGCAGGTGGCCTCCTCCATCGTCGGCGGCGTTGCTAAGGCGTGTGAGACGGCCGGCTGCGCCCTGCTGGGTAAAAACCGACCCGAACCGACGCAGCCGGTCTGAAACCCAAACGGACTTCATGATGTTTCTGAACCATCCGACAGGCGGTGAAACGGCGGAGATGCCCGGTGTTTACGCTGCAGGAGAATACGACCTGGCCGGGTTCTGTGTCGGCGCAGTGGAGCGGCGCGccttgttgccacggttacaGGACGTCTCAGCGGGAGACGTGCTGATCGGAGTGGCTTCCTCTGGGATTCACAGCAATGGCTTCAGTCTGGTCCGTAAAGTTCTGGAGAGAAGCAAACTGAGCTTCAGATCTGCTGCTCCGTTTGGGAACCAGGACCAGACTGTCGGTCAGTTTCTAATAAAGTTTGGTCCAAATGTTGTAAGACTTAAAAAACcttgattaattatttttctttaatttctgtttaGGTGACGTGTTGCTGACTCCTACTAAGATCTACAGCCGCCTGCTGCTGCCCGTCCTGCGCAGCGGGGCGGTTAAAGCCTACGCTCACATCACCGGTGGGGGGCTTCTGGAGAACCTGCCCCGGGTTCTGCCCCAGGGTCTGGCAGCAGAGCTGGGTGAGAGGAAAGCAGACAGACTCTGATCTTCATTTAGTAAAGTTTAATGGAAGGAAGAAACACTGATGTTGGTGGTTTGTTGCAGATGCGTCCCAGTGGAGGATTCCAGCTGTTTTCTCTTGGCTCTATGAGGAAGGACGTCTGAGTGAGGAGGAGATGAGCAGAACCTTTAACTGTGGGCTCGGTGCGGTTCTGGTGGTCGGCCCGGCTGATGCTCAGAAGGTTCTGTCTCAGCTACAGGTCAATGATGAGGCCTGGGTGGTGGGCCGTCTGGTTCCTAAGCAAcctggtgagaaaaaaaacagttaaagcaAATGTAGATGTAAATATATTCAgctcatctttttatttttttccagatgtttcctCTGTGGTGGTTTGCAACCTGAAGCAGAGCCTGATGAATGCTGGGACTGTGGAAGTAAAGGatgctggttgccatggaaatggTGCGACAACACAGAAGAAGAccagagtagcggttctcatcTCTGGTACAGGTGTGTTGGACGTCTCTAGATGTTTGGTAGTGATGCTCCTGGTGACATGTTGGTTTGTGTTCAGGTACCAACCTGCAGGCCCTGATGGCTCAGGCTAAAACTCCATGCAGCTCAGCTGAGATCGTGTTGGTGATTTCTAACAGACCTGGAGTTCAGGGTCTGAAGAGAGCAGCTCTGGCTGGAATCCAGACCAGGGTAGGTTTGGATCTATCAGATTGAATGGGAAGTTTTACTGattggtttgttttcattccaACAGGTTGTGGATCATAAGCTGTATGGCAGCAGAGCCGAGTTTGATGCCACCATCGACTCGGTGCTGGAGGAGTTTGGAGTGGAACTGGTCTGTTTGGCTGGTTTCATGAGGATCCTTACTGGGAACTTTGTCAAGAAATGGAATGGTATGAAagtctttatttgtaaagtttattttaaacaaaaatacaaacattttattttaactaactTTTTACTCCAGGGAGGCTCCTCAACATCCATCCCTCTCTGCTGCCATCATTCAAAGGGGTCAATGCCCAGAAACAGGCTCTTCAGGCTGGAGTGCAACTAACTGGGTGTACTGTCCACTTTGTAGCAGTAAGTGTTGCCCTGAAAGATAAAGATGCATTTAATAACCTGCATCCACGCAACACAAGCTCTGCTGTGTTTATAGGAAGAGGTGGATGCAGGAGCCATCGTGGTCCAGGAAGCGGTACCGGTGTTGGTTGGAGACACAGAGGAGAGTCTGTCTGCCAGAATCAGAGAGGCTGAGCACAAAGCGTTCCCTAAAGCTCTGGAGCTGGTGGCCAGTGGGGCGGTCAAACTGGGACTAGATGGACATGTAGTCTGGCAGCAACAGAGTTAAAGTGTCTCCACTAATGCATGTCTGACAAATGATCAGAACCCAGTTTACATTAAAGTCAATCACTGACTGTAGCAATAATGTAGATTCTgcatgacattaaaataaatgacaatgaTTGCGCTTTACCTTTCACCGTCACCTCTGCTGGTTTCTATAGAAACGCAGGACAGACAGCCTCTCGTTCCCAGCTCTGGTTGACAAGCAGGTCTCTCCTTCCAGCCCAAACTGCCTCATTAACCTGATGATCTCCTCTGTGGGGAAACAAAACCTTCAGCTTCTCATTGTTATAACTTGGATTTTGCATCAAACATCCCTACTAGCCTGGCTTGTTCTCGGCGATGGTGACGAGGTAAAACAGGCCTCTACTGGAGAGCAGCTGAGCAACCAGAGGGAGGAACCTGTCAGTAACCTGTCTGCCTCGCTCTCCTCCAGCCCAGGCCGCCTCCACGCCTCTGCTGCCCACCTGGACATTTAAACACCTCATTAGACCATCATGAAAAGATTAATCTAGCTAGTGAGCTACGCACCTCTTCTGATGGCGTCACCACATAGGGAGGATTGAAGAGGAGGACGTCCACCGTCCCACAAAGCCTTGGAAAAAGACTCTGCACCTGGACAACAATACATCATTTAATACAAGGCGTTCATTTTCAtacttcaaactaaataaagttGGATGACATTTCTTTGAACTTCATCTTACAGTAACACTGAGTCTTTAATAATGCTTTGTTAAAGTCACTAACAGTTTCATTCAGCAACATTTACATAACTTTTGTTCCCATTTAGACGTTTGTCAGTGATCAGTACCAGGTCTGTGATGACGGGCTGCAGGGCGACCCGGTTACAGCAGGCGGTTCTGGCTGTGcactgagctgcagctggattCACATCAGTGCAGCTGCAAGTCAAAAACaatatcaaacatttctgatgGGCTCCTGCTTTAAatgaatctttgtttttgttcatgtacCAGTGATTTGACTTTCCACTGATAATGATCGTCTCTCAGGAGGGAGGAGTTTGTCTGGTAACCAGTGAGTGGGAACCTCATGCTATGTGTTAGTTGTTGCCTCCTTGCCGACCACTTTACTGTCAGTCTGAGGGAAACTGTGGCTACAATAGGCTGGATCACCTGGTCAGCATGCGGTGAGGTCACATGACACCTGGAGTCAAAGACCCCTCTAGTCTTACTGTGTGACAAATTAACTACATATTTATGATTttcatttatggaaaaaaaaaggcctctactgtaaatgttttctttaggaTCTATGTTACTGTGATGACACTAAAGTATGATATAATTATGGAAACATGTCCAAGCTCTGGAATGCAGCCTAGTACGGTGCTCAAATTCAAATTACACAGAGAATCTGTGTAATTTATGGTGCAAGTGTTGTGATGTCACTATATAAACTATATTCATATTATGATCTTTCATATTTGGTGAAAAACACCACTCATTATTCTGACCaactataaaaaatacttttccttttatatttctacatttttggttatttttcagTGTTCATTATTTCAAATTACAATCAATGACATCTGATTTTAAGATTAGCATGTTTGGGGAAAATTGAGGATTAAATGAATTAAGGTAGCTGATGGATCCTTTGCAAACCACAGGAACGCTAATAATGCATTTTAGGAAATACAATTTGATTTTGTtctaattatgatttttttttaaatatgcactttaaaaaaaaacaattagccCCTATGAATGATCCCATGTTTACCTCATGACTTTCTGGATGCTTTTCTGGTTAATACTTTACGTTTCCACACGTGTTCAAAGCTTCAAACGTCGCTTTAGAACCTCACTTCCCTTACTTTATCAGACGTTTCTTTACGCTGATTTATGACATAATATCCAAACAATAACGCGTTGATTTTACTATCGTGTCTGCATTTAATAAAGTGTCAGAGTAACTCACAGGTAGAGAGCTGAAGGTCCGACCACCGACGCCAGAAAAGCAGAAACCGCTCCGGAGCCGCTGCCCACCTCCACGCACACGCAGGGGCTGCAAACAGCGCGAACGGCTCAGTTACATGATTATCACGGAAACAAACATCATCCACAGGGAGGAAAGGTGCAGCCCTGCCTCATCTGCTGCAACCTCTCGGCATCTTTCTCCAGGGCGTCCATCAGCAGGAACGAGTCCTCCGCCGGCTCGTAAACGTCCTGGAAGCTTCCGCGTCCGGCGTGGGAGTAAACCGGCGTGGGGTAGCTGCTGCTCATGTCCGCTACATCATGTAAAGACGAACCTGAACAACATAAAACGATTTCTTAACTTCAAACGCGTTCGGCTGTTTTCTGCCAAACAAAAACCATGTGTTGGTGTGAAGAGTTTCGTTTGTGTCCAGCGCCACCTGCCGTCCAGGAGGAGAAATTACAAGAGCTGCCGCCTTTCCAAAACTGCTACCGTCATGTGAAAAGCAGCTGGTGTTCATGTTAGAATAATCGTAAGCCATTTAAGAAACTGGTTTGAAGTGGCAGCCTAGCAGTTCTACATAACTTGAGTTTGaataaacatagaaataaaaaaaactttttaaaaaaacattacagcttTTTGTTGCTCTACATTCcttcaaattaatttgttcaatTCTGAtactttattcatttcaaaGGTACATTATTTCAACATTCTTCAAAGACTTGGATATAAATGTAGGCATTTCTCCTACTTCAGTCAGTGCTGAAGTTTGAATGAACTTCACTTTTAAAGAAACCACTTTTACAAGTTTCATTAAAAGCATCGTCATTGAAAATATGTCTGGATTTGATGCAACATTCTTCTTTATATCATCACATCCTGAGGTTGTTGAGCCTCTTCTCGTCTCTGGATCTGACACGGCGGCTAAAAGACATAAAACTCTAAATATCAACCTTATTCTAGAACTGCAGTACTTTaactttctattaaaaaaatccaaagtgaAACCAACAACTTTGTTTATATAAATCCATCATTAATCAATTATATAATCATTATCAATGTTAATGATCAGCGTTTGCTCTTCATAAGGATCAATATGGGTCATGCTCTCTAGATAAGCGCTAATTAAATGAAGTAACCTAGCTAACACATGTTGATGCGTACGTTATTTATTCTcaatagtttaaaaacaattccAAAACAGCATCAGAACTTCTTAccttttttaacataaataactCCTGGTTGGGGTCATAACTATAATACATGCATTTCAAACTatatcagaaaatgaaaacaacctTTTAATGGAAGTAACAATAGAGACCTACATACTCTTTAATATAAACAAGTTGTATGGCAGTCTACTTTATATGTGgtaacaacaaataaatcataTAACATTGAATAAGAGACACTGAGTGATATTTTTAGAGCTTAGAGACAATAACTTCATCTCCTCCTGTTATAAATGGAGTAActgctaaaataaaagaatcCTGTGATACGTAACAAACCGGGACCCCGAGTGTCTCTTGGACAAATGTGGTGGAAGAAACAGACGAGCTCTTGGATAGAGGAGCCGACATGTTGCCTTTACTGCaaacttgtttgtgtttgtcattCATCCAGGAGTTTTGAATAAGTGTCCTTTATGTGGTTTGTCAGaacatttcacatatttttatttattgatttaaaacgtAAAGTGAACATGTTGACAGAAACAGATATACTGTCTTTGGTTACTTTAGAGAAACGTCGACTTCTATTTGTTTAGttggttttttaaaatatctaccatgttggttgttgatcatgtcaGTCGTGTGATGAGAGAAATGCTTCAGTTTTGCAGATTTATCTCCTCATCTGAGTCCATAGTTTCTCTCCAAGGTCAAATTTCTCAGTAACTCTTCACAAATTAATTCAGctaccaaacaaaaacactaaacatcAAAGTTTTACAAACTCCACTTTATGAAAAATTGAACAGTTTACATTCACAGataacagttttctttctttcttataGGAATTAAATTAGCATTTGGAGTGTAAAGACAGAAATACACATGAAATCTGAAGACGAGCGACTCGTTTCATATGGGAACCGACAACGATAAACACTGAAAAGACAACAGAGACATTTATACAGGTTATTTCATCATTCTACTCTATCTACAtacattttggttttactttaaaatacatttatttagataaaactAGACTGTAAAGTGTCACAAAAAGTTACTTCAATCAGTGAACGATGGGAGCTAATCTGAGCCGCCGCAGGGTTTCTGTTGAACCGTCATTACAACTAAAAACTCATCCGTCTTTGGTATATTTACTATTCTTTTCTCTACACATGcattttcataaaacagaacattttaaaaaactaatttctaaaaataatgtaGTTCCTGATGTAGTTCATTTGAATTCGATGCATAatttggaaagttgagtggaaggacaaACTGgctccaaaaatattcataccagGTTCAGTCCTGATATAAAAAACATCAAGTGTCaatgaaaagctgttttttttccctctaataTTTTGTGCTCTGTGTAACATTACTTCattatttactatttattttcaattactTATCAAACTTTCTGAACTGTTTCTAATGTTTGCCACCGTTTATTTACACGTTTAGCTGAGGTAGTCGaccttttgttttcatcagtcTGAGTTTCTTTTATTAAACTAGTGGAGCTACTGGTGTATTTAAATGAGCTGCACTGCTGCAGAGCTATCAGGTACATTTATAATTCTGAACATTTatgcctgtttaaaaaaattaaaacatttgaaattaatcCACACAGACTACACTAAACATCAGATCATCGGTGAATCGCGAGATCAAACCGTCTAAAGTGGCCGTCGTTCCtacgttaaaaatataaatatgacattcatgTCTGTAAAAACTCTGCGTTTTGATTTTCTCCTTTTGAACTGAACAGTTCAGACATTTCTAACACATGCCTGAACGTCCACTTCACGTTTCATTTGGTTCTGGAGTGTTCTGCTCCGTTCTCGGGTCCTGGGAGTCGCTGGGTTGGGTTCGGTGTGCAGACTGTGGAAACATTGGTTCTGTTAACGGGAATGAAGAAGATTTACTCAGaggtagaaataaaaacatttcctccTCACCTGTCTGGCTGATTCCAGCAGGGCGGCCGCCTCGGCCTGGCCCGTCTGCTGGACCAGCTTGTACAGGGCGCCATCTTGGTTCTGAAGCAGAGCGAAGGGTCGGTCTAATTCCtggatgctgccaccatcaagAACCTTTAGGCACAACGCAAGTCAAAGTTATTGAGGTATTgacgtattgaggccttagtcctcatgccggtggttgcaggctcgattcccagcctggtgacatttgttacatgtcttccctctctctctcattaccttctttcctgtcaaactactttaaataaaggccacaagagccaacaaaaccttaaaaaaaaccaaatgaaacttcacattttgtcgCCATCATCAACCAAATAAACATCAAGTATTTGTATTTGGGTCAATGTTTCACCGAGTCAAAAGCAAATCCAAACTGTGCTTCTTCATCTAGacttaaaggaactctgtgtttctacaagtttgttccagatctgtggtgcctagaagctgaatgctgcttctacatacagcagatctttaaattgttcagtgatttataaactaacaacatattttaaagtttattcccTCAGTGgaaggactgtagaactgggtgatccgctctaacttcctggttttagtcagagctccagcagcagcatctggatcagaGTCATCATTGCAGCAGaccagaattcact
Proteins encoded:
- the gart gene encoding trifunctional purine biosynthetic protein adenosine-3, whose amino-acid sequence is MAERVLVVGGGGREHALAWKLAQSPRVQQVLVAPGNAGTASCSKISNSEVSVSNHSILAQFCKDHHVGLVVVGPEAPLAAGMVDDLTAAGVLCFGPTAAAAQLESSKSFAKAFMERHGVPTARYGSFSDPQEACSFIRSADFPALVVKASGLAAGKGVIVAGDRDEACRAVMEIMKDGAFGSAGTTVVVEELLEGQEVSCLCFSDGTWVSLMPPAQDHKRLQDGDQGPLTGGMGAYCPTPQVSQELLQQIRETILQKTVDGLRQEGTPYMGVLYAGLMLTNQGPKVLEFNCRFGDPECQVLLPLLQSDLYDVIMNTVTGNLASNAPVWQQGSSAVTVVMASAGYPGSYQKGVEITGLTQLQDAGLQAFHAGTTLKDGRVVSSGGRVLAVTAVRSSLDAALQAANQGVAAVGFPGAVYRRDIGHRAIAHQNQNRGLTYKDSGVDISAGNKLVEIIKPLARTTTRPGCDAELGGFAGLFDLKAAGFVDPILVSGTDGVGTKLKVAQACGRHDDLGQDLVAMCVNDVLAHGAEPLFFLDYFSCGSLDLQVASSIVGGVAKACETAGCALLGGETAEMPGVYAAGEYDLAGFCVGAVERRALLPRLQDVSAGDVLIGVASSGIHSNGFSLVRKVLERSKLSFRSAAPFGNQDQTVGDVLLTPTKIYSRLLLPVLRSGAVKAYAHITGGGLLENLPRVLPQGLAAELDASQWRIPAVFSWLYEEGRLSEEEMSRTFNCGLGAVLVVGPADAQKVLSQLQVNDEAWVVGRLVPKQPDVSSVVVCNLKQSLMNAGTVEVKDAGCHGNGATTQKKTRVAVLISGTGTNLQALMAQAKTPCSSAEIVLVISNRPGVQGLKRAALAGIQTRVVDHKLYGSRAEFDATIDSVLEEFGVELVCLAGFMRILTGNFVKKWNGRLLNIHPSLLPSFKGVNAQKQALQAGVQLTGCTVHFVAEEVDAGAIVVQEAVPVLVGDTEESLSARIREAEHKAFPKALELVASGAVKLGLDGHVVWQQQS
- the hemk2 gene encoding methyltransferase N6AMT1, with the translated sequence MSSSYPTPVYSHAGRGSFQDVYEPAEDSFLLMDALEKDAERLQQMSPCVCVEVGSGSGAVSAFLASVVGPSALYLCTDVNPAAAQCTARTACCNRVALQPVITDLVQSLFPRLCGTVDVLLFNPPYVVTPSEEVGSRGVEAAWAGGERGRQVTDRFLPLVAQLLSSRGLFYLVTIAENKPEEIIRLMRQFGLEGETCLSTRAGNERLSVLRFYRNQQR